One window of Marmota flaviventris isolate mMarFla1 chromosome 5, mMarFla1.hap1, whole genome shotgun sequence genomic DNA carries:
- the Gtf2h2c gene encoding general transcription factor IIH subunit 2-like protein isoform X1, producing the protein MDEEPERTKRWEGGYERTWEILKEDESGSLKATIEDILFKAKRKRVFEHHGQVRLGMMRHLYVVVDASRTMEDQDLKPNRLTCTLKLLEYFIEEYFDQNPISQIGIIVTKSKRAEKLTELSGNPRKHITSLKKAVDMTCHGEPSLYNSLSMAMQTLKHMPGHTSREVLIIFSSLTTCDPSNIYDLIKTLKAAKIRVSVIGLSAEVRVCTVLARETGGTYHVILDESHYKELLTHHVSPPPASSSSECSLIRMGFPQHTIASLSDQDAKPSFSMAHLDNNTEPGLTLGGYFCPQCRAKYCELPVECKICGLTLVSAPHLARSYHHLFPLDAFQEIPLEEFKGERFCYGCQGELKDQHVYVCTVCQNVFCVDCDVFVHDSLHCCPGCIHKIPTPSGI; encoded by the exons atggatgaaGAACCTGAAAGAACTAAGCGATGGGAAGGAGGCTATGAGAGGACATG GGAAATTCTTAAAGAAGATGAATCTGGTTCACTTAAAGCTACAATAGAAGACATTCTCTTcaaggcaaagagaaaaag AGTATTTGAGCACCATGGACAAGTGCGACTTGGAATG aTGCGCCACCTTTATGTGGTAGTGGATGCATCAAGGACAATGGAAGACCAAGATTTAAAGCCTAATAGACTGACATGCACTTTAAAG TTGTTGGAATACTTCATAGAAGAGTATTTTGATCAAAATCCTATCAGTCAG attggaaTAATTGTAACTAAGAGTAAAAGAGCTGAAAAACTGACTGAACTCTCAG gaaaccCAAGGAAACATATAACATCTTTGAAGAAAGCTGTTGATATGACCTGTCATGGAGAACCATCTCTTTATAATTCCCTAAGCATGGCTATGCAAACTCTAAA aCACATGCCTGGACATACAAGTAGAGAAGTCCTAATCATTTTTAGCAGCCTTACAACTTGTGATCCATCTAATATTTATGATCTAATCAAG ACCCTAAAGGCAGCTAAAATTAGAGTGTCTGTTATTGGGTTATCTGCAGAGGTTCGAGTTTGCACTGTACTTGCTCGTGAAACTGGTG GCACATACCATGTTATTTTAGATGAAAGCCATTACAAAGAATTGCTAACACATCATGTTAGTCCTCCTCCTGCCAGCTCAAGTTCTGAATGCTCACTCATTCGTATGG ggTTTCCTCAGCATACCATTGCTTCTTTGTCTGATCAAGATGCAAAACCCTCTTTCAGCATGGC gcATTTGGATAACAACACTGAGCCAGGACTTACATTAGGAGGCTATTTTTGCCCACAGTGTCGTGCAAAGTACTGTGAACTTCCTGTTGAATGTAAAATATGTG GTCTTACTTTGGTTTCTGCTCCCCATTTGGCACGGTCTTACcatcatttatttcctttggatgcTTTTCAAGAAATTCCCCTGGAAGAATTTAAAGGAGAAAG attttgttaTGGATGTCAGGGGGAGTTGAAAGACCAACAT